One segment of Brassica napus cultivar Da-Ae chromosome C3, Da-Ae, whole genome shotgun sequence DNA contains the following:
- the LOC106352986 gene encoding pentatricopeptide repeat-containing protein At3g09040, mitochondrial produces the protein MSFRVLLSPSSPKYETFSLLRRLSSSTDLQRVSPNHDETYNSLLGICLEQCKLLKTRKVFDEMPQRTVHASRIGKAVHSRSLTLGIDSRGRLSNAVVDLYAKCKEIAYAEKVFDSLEKDVTAWNSMLSMYSSIGLPGKVLRSFVSLFKGLFFPNKFTFSIVLSTCARESNVEFGRQIHCCMVKTGFERNSYCGGALVDMYAKCDCIGAARQVFDEILDPNTVCWTCLFSGYVKAGLPEEAVIVFEKMRGEGHRPDHLAFVTVINTYISLGKLKDARVLFGEMASPDVVAWNVMISGHGKRGCESVAVEYFLNMRKFGVRSTRSTLGSVLSAIGIVANLELGLVVHAEAIKQGLACNIYVGSSLVSMYSKCERMEDAAKVFEALEERNDVLWNAMIRGYAHNGEARKVMELFMDMRCSGHNVDDFTFTSLLSTCAASHDLDMGSQFHSVIIKKKLADNLFVGNALVDMYAKCGGVEDARKIFERMWERDNVSWNTMIGGYVQDENESEAFNLFKRMNSCGMVSDGSCLASTLKACANVRGLYQGKQAHCLSVKCGLETDLHAGSSLIDMYAKCGVIEDSRKVFSSMPEWSVVSMNALIAGYSQNNLDESVVLFREMLNRGVNPSEITFATIVEACDKPETLILGTQFHGQIAKRGVSYEGEYLGISLLGLYMNSCRIVEACVLFSELPSPKSIVLWTGMMSGHSQNGFYEEALKFYKEMRQDGALPDQATFVTVLRVCSVLSSLREGRAIHSLTFHLAHDLDELTSNTLIDMYAKCGDMKSSSQVFDEMKRRSNVVSWNSIINGYAKNGYAEDALKIFDSMRQSHITPDEITFLGVLTACSHAGKVSEGRKIFVMMISQYGIEARVDHVACMVDLLGRWGYLEEAVDFLEAQNLKPDARVWSSLLGACSIHGDDIRGEMAAEKLIELEPQNSSAFVLLSNIYASQGRWEKVNALRKDMKDRGVSKVPGCSWIDVGERKHVFGAGDKSHSDICKIETFLEDIYDVVKDDAIVNHDIMEHASHVCI, from the coding sequence ATGAGCTTTCGAGTTCTCCTGTCGCCGTCCTCCCCCAAGTACGAGACTTTCTCCTTGTTACGTCGTTTGAGTTCCTCCACGGACTTACAACGAGTTTCGCCCAACCATGATGAGACGTACAACAGTCTCCTCGGAATATGTCTGGAGCAATGCAAACTATTAAAAACCCGCAaggtgttcgacgaaatgcctCAGAGAACTGTACACGCCTCGAGAATCGGCAAAGCCGTACATTCCCGGAGCTTGACGCTCGGAATCGATTCCAGAGGGAGATTAAGCAACGCCGTCGTTGATTTATACGCCAAGTGTAAAGAAATAGCTTACGCTGAGAAGGTTTTCGACTCGCTTGAGAAGGATGTAACGGCGTGGAACTCGATGCTATCGATGTATTCAAGCATTGGGCTACCTGGAAAAGTCTTGAGGAGTTTTGTATCGTTGTTTAAGGGTTTGTTTTTTCCAAATAAGTTCACTTTTTCGATTGTTTTATCGACCTGTGCTAGGGAGAGTAATGTAGAGTTTGGTAGACAGATACATTGCTGTATGGTGAAGACGGGTTTTGAAAGGAACTCTTATTGTGGAGGGGCTTTGGTTGATATGTATGCCAAGTGTGACTGTATAGGTGCTGCTCGGCAAGTTTTCGATGAAATATTGGATCCCAATACAGTTTGCTGGACATGTTTGTTTTCTGGCTATGTCAAAGCTGGTTTGCCAGAGGAAGCTGTTATAGTTTTTGAGAAGATGCGGGGTGAAGGACATCGTCCTGACCATCTAGCTTTCGTGACAGTTATAAATACTTACATCAGTTTAGGGAAACTGAAGGATGCACGTGTGTTGTTTGGGGAGATGGCGAGCCCTGATGTGGTAGCGTGGAATGTAATGATATCAGGGCATGGTAAACGAGGGTGTGAGTCAGTGGCTGTTGAGTATTTTCTCAATATGCGGAAGTTTGGTGTTAGATCCACTCGTTCTACACTAGGAAGCGTTTTAAGCGCCATTGGGATTGTAGCGAATCTTGAGTTAGGTTTGGTAGTTCATGCAGAGGCTATTAAACAAGGGCTTGCCTGTAATATATATGTTGGGAGTTCTTTGGTCAGCATGTACTCGAAGTGTGAGAGAATGGAGGATGCTGCGAAAGTATTTGAGGCTTTGGAGGAGAGAAACGACGTCTTGTGGAACGCGATGATCAGAGGTTATGCACATAACGGAGAAGCCCGCAAGGTTATGGAACTGTTTATGGATATGAGATGCTCTGGTCATAACGTTGATGATTTCACCTTTACAAGCTTGTTAAGCACTTGTGCTGCATCACATGATCTTGACATGGGGAGCCAGTTTCACTCGGTTATCATCAAGAAGAAATTAGCGGATAACTTATTCGTTGGAAATGCATTGGTAgacatgtatgcaaaatgcggAGGTGTCGAAGATGCAAGGAAGATTTTTGAGCGCATGTGGGAACGTGATAATGTATCGTGGAACACGATGATTGGTGGTTATGTCCAAGACGAGAACGAGAGTGAGGCTTTCAACTTGTTCAAGAGGATGAATTCTTGCGGTATGGTGTCTGATGGATCATGTTTAGCTAGCACGCTCAAGGCGTGTGCAAACGTTCGTGGTCTTTATCAAGGCAAACAAGCTCACTGCCTCTCTGTCAAGTGTGGCTTAGAGACGGATCTTCACGCTGGGAGCTCGCTCATTGACATGTATGCCAAGTGTGGGGTCATCGAAGACTCGCGTAAAGTTTTCTCCTCTATGCCTGAGTGGAGCGTTGTGTCGATGAATGCTTTAATTGCAGGCTATTCTCAGAACAACTTGGATGAATCTGTGGTTCTCTTTCGAGAGATGCTGAACAGAGGTGTTAACCCATCTGAAATCACTTTTGCCACCATTGTTGAAGCTTGTGATAAACCAGAAACGTTGATCTTAGGAACACAGTTCCATGGTCAAATAGCAAAGAGAGGGGTCTCATATGAAGGTGAATATCTAGGGATTTCTCTTTTGGGTTTATACATGAACTCATGTAGAATTGTGGAGGCGTGTGTTCTTTTCTCAGAGTTGCCAAGCCCTAAGAGTATCGTTCTCTGGACGGGGATGATGTCAGGGCACAGTCAGAACGGTTTCTATGAGGAAGCTTTGAAGTTCTACAAAGAAATGCGTCAGGATGGTGCTTTACCTGATCAGGCAACATTTGTCACTGTTCTTCGAGTGTGCTCTGTCTTATCCTCTTTAAGAGAAGGTAGAGCTATTCATTCTCTTACCTTCCACTTGGCTCATGACCTGGACGAGTTAACCTCTAACACCCTAATAGACATGTATGCTAAATGTGGGGACATGAAAAGTTCATCGCAAGTTTTTGATGAAATGAAGCGTAGAAGCAACGTTGTCTCATGGAACTCCATCATCAATGGATATGCTAAAAATGGTTACGCTGAAGATGCCCTTAAGATATTTGATTCCATGAGACAATCTCATATCACGCCAGATGAAATCACGTTCCTAGGTGTTCTCACAGCTTGTAGCCATGCAGGGAAAGTGTCAGAAGGGAGGAAGATTTTTGTGATGATGATTAGTCAATATGGTATTGAAGCGCGTGTAGATCATGTAGCTTGTATGGTTGATCTTCTAGGAAGATGGGGTTATCTTGAAGAAGCCGTTGACTTTCTAGAAGCACAAAACCTGAAACCAGATGCAAGAGTATGGTCATCGCTCCTTGGTGCATGTAGTATCCATGGAGATGACATTAGAGGAGAAATGGCTGCTGAGAAGCTCATTGAACTTGAACCACAAAACTCGTCAGCTTTTGTTCTTCTTTCGAACATATATGCCTCACAGGGACGTTGGGAGAAGGTCAATGCTTTGAGGAAAGACATGAAAGACAGAGGAGTCAGTAAGGTACCTGGATGTAGTTGGATTGATGTGGGAGagagaaaacacgtttttggtgCAGGAGACAAATCTCATTCTGATATTTGCAAAATAGAGACGTTTCTTGAAGATATATATGATGTGGTGAAAGATGATGCAATCGTCAATCATGATATCATGGAACATGCTTCTCATGTTTGTATCTAA
- the LOC106355578 gene encoding glutathione S-transferase T3-like, protein MAVVEGGKSLIISLFVGLLDGEGPLSLCVDLLESKALIDGDIWISVGGSPQRRRSSLSMALRDSLRDQLAFDMFCGKRGQEGSSIQEGSVSLSSSQAPFVASQEDPIIGDDELPAERKERRTWMPTDDIVLISSWLNTSKDPVVGNEQKSVDFWKRIAAYFSASPKLAGCEKREASQCKQHWRKLNDLVCKFCGAYEAATREKTSGMNENDMLKLAHKIFFNNHQKKFILEHAWKELRADQKWCELSIEKNGSSSKRKKFEDGSHSASSQVNENNAAVDDNGTCRPPSVKAAKARGKKPLVERKELSDFQTMWSIKKEDLTMKEKLSKMNLLESLVAKQVPLADYEEALKKKLINELM, encoded by the exons ATGGCTGTTGTCGAGGGAGGGAAATCGCTGATTATCTCCCTCTTTGTGGGTCTCCTCGATGGCGAAGGACCGCTCTCTCTCTGTGTGGATCTATTGGAATCGAAAG CTCTCATCGACGGCGATATATGGATCTCTGTCGGTGGCTCTCCTCAACGGCGACGGAGCTCTCTGTCGATGGCTCTCCGTGATTCGCTCAG GGATCAACTCGCGTTTGATATGTTCTGTGGAAAGAGAGGTCAGGAAGGTTCATCAATACAG GAGG GAAGTGTTTCACTCTCTTCATCGCAAGCTCCTTTCGTAGCCAGTCAAGAAGATCCTATCATTGGTGACGACGAGCTTCCAGCAGAGCGTAAGGAACGAAGGACGTGGATGCCAACAGATGATATAGTGTTGATTAGCTCGTGGTTGAACACGAGCAAAGATCCCGTTGTTGGGAATGAGCAAAAGTCAGTGGATTTTTGGAAGAGAATTGCAGCATACTTCTCGGCGTCTCCTAAGCTTGCTGGTTGTGAAAAAAGAGAAGCATCTCAGTGCAAGCAACATTGGCGCAAGCTGAATGATTTGGTTTGCAAGTTTTGTGGGGCGTATGAAGCAGCAACCAGAGAGAAAACCAGTGGTATGAACGAGAATGATATGCTCAAATTAGCCCACAAAATCTTCTTCAACAACCATCAAAAGAAGTTCATCCTTGAGCATGCGTGGAAGGAGCTTCGCGCTGACCAGAAGTGGTGTGAACTCTCTATAGAAAAAAATGGAAGCAGCTCCAAAAGGAAGAAGTTCGAGGATGGTTCACATTCAGCAAGCTCTCAAGTTAATGAAAACAATGCTGCTGTAGATGATAACGGAACATGTCGTCCTCCGAGTGTTAAGGCAGCAAAAGCCCGTGGGAAGAAGCCGTTGGTTGAGAGGAAAGAGCTCTCTGACTTCCAGACTATGTGGAGCATCAAGAAGGAGGATTTGACAATGAAGGAAAAGCTCTCTAAGATGAACCTACTTGAGAGTCTTGTTGCAAAACAAGTACCACTAGCTGATTACGAAGAAGCTCTCAAGAAAAAACTCATAAATGAGTTGATGTAA